A region from the Misgurnus anguillicaudatus chromosome 7, ASM2758022v2, whole genome shotgun sequence genome encodes:
- the emilin1b gene encoding EMILIN-1b, translating into MDGAAALILMVLLVFSGDVWSASYSQRYNLYAGTQTQPLNGARAASRHRNWCAYVVTKTVSCMVEDGVETYVKPEYQPCSWGVQCARVVVYRTYMRPKYKVAHKMVTEMEWKCCHGYSGEDCNEGPNGGSNTQISTVRPKPSQPGQSGTGTGQGQSGGNGRGDNEKMRQMEDKIQRLTKDLNDVQSSLREMNEKIQGNNGGKTPADAAQPEMKETIHNIQTKLDQLDNRTQAHDKTLVSINNHLVNGKGDNDVDDGGIGGGKFNTLKEEILRELERRVTLSCAACQAGVEDLRRQQQQDRERISALEKQISAMDQRHRQTLDGLRRDLSRSQDCCDTVVDLRGRLNDMDRKISSTSEAYDKLQERLNRVETWGGGHFGGGQDGQGQVPSLAEDFFNDHLQDLERRLNNTVQRTEENCAYMETNIRDLVQKEIRNLRNDFNNRINDQADRIGDMEIDIGNVKETIFDINKHLSRLENTTSFIDKRLSECSGCSVSVPSSGGGSPNPQDTVKSLEWRVIASEDEIKRFDTRLKDLSVSGDSLVDRVINLSHDVRKIKALTGDNGEHFNRIVDEIENCDVCSTVEDDLKKLKNITNHAMDRWQREMNTIKDKFDSGQTGCADVCSGLQEEMNQLREDVQKCSSHCKITLNTPTGTDSGTGHLDDPQKPLDGHSVISSNNGDLRSIRGELSEVILTFSSINDTLKGLEHVVQKHDSVVTDLGNTKDKIISEIDKIQQEMTEHIEDSRLRFDNVDRDVRRFVVEMGDCKRSGDGLDKRLSKLEVVCGRLDSVSDNLQKIKDGLNKHVSGLWSCVNGLNNTVTSHSGFIEILQNTHLDDIHGNIKRLNSSMVHILKEFHSLTEQDFSGLPGPPGPMGETGPPGPQGPPGRDGLQGRDGLPGPSGLPGPKGPPGLRGEKGQDGSDAKIPRLSFSAALTNPMAAAGTIIFDKPFVNEGDFYNPRTGIFTAPLDGRYFFSAILTGHKNEKIEAVLSKSNYGMARVDSAGYQPEGLEKPMAETKPTPGSLAVFNIILPLQQGDTVYIDLVMGKLAHSVEPLTIFSGMLLYEM; encoded by the exons AAACTGGTGTGCGTATGTGGTGACCAAGACGGTGAGCTGCATGGTGGAGGATGGGGTGGAAACTTACGTGAAGCCTGAGTATCAGCCGTGTTCCTGGGGCGTTCAGTGTGCACGCGTTGTTGT ATACAGGACCTACATGAGGCCCAAATACAAGGTGGCTCATAAAATGGTAACAGAAATGGAGTGGAAGTGTTGCCATGGATACAGTGGAGAAGACTGCAATGAGGGACCAAACGGGGGATCTAATACTCAGATCTCAACAGTCAGGCCTAAACCCTCACAACCAGGACAATCTGGAACCGGTACTGGTCAGGGACAGAGTGGAGGGAATG GGAGAGGTGACAATGAAAAAATGAGACAAATGGAAGACAAAATCCAGCGGTTGACCAAAGACCTAAACGACGTGCAGTCATCACTGCGTGAGATGAATGAGAAAATCCAAGGAAATAACGGCGGCAAGACGCCGGCCGATGCGGCCCAACCGGAAATGAAAGAGACCATCCATAACATTCAGACCAAGCTGGACCAGCTGGATAACCGGACACAAGCTCACGACAAGACTCTAGTCAGCATCAACAACCATCTAGTGAACGGGAAAGGAGACAATGACGTTGATGATGGGGGAATAGGAGGAGGCAAGTTCAACACTTTGAAGGAGGAGATCCTCCGAGAACTTGAACGTCGAGTGACGCTATCCTGTGCCGCCTGTCAGGCTGGAGTGGAGGACCTACGACGGCAACAGCAGCAAGACAGGGAAAGGATCTCAGCCCTGGAAAAGCAAATTAGTGCCATGGACCAACGCCACCGCCAGACGCTTGACGGCTTGCGCCGAGACCTTAGTCGGTCTCAAGACTGCTGTGACACGGTCGTGGACCTCAGAGGAAGACTGAATGACATGGACAGGAAGATAAGCTCCACGTCGGAGGCCTACGACAAGCTGCAGGAGCGTCTTAACAGGGTAGAAACTTGGGGTGGTGGACATTTTGGAGGAGGACAAGATGGACAAGGACAAGTCCCTAGCTTGGCGGAGGACTTCTTCAATGATCATCTACAAGACCTGGAGAGGCGGCTGAACAACACAGTCCAGAGGACAGAGGAGAACTGTGCCTATATGGAAACAAACATACGGGACTTAGTCCAGAAGGAGATTAGAAATCTTCGCAATGATTTCAATAATCGTATTAATGACCAGGCTGACAGAATTGGTGACATGGAGATCGATATAGGAAATGTAAAAGAAACTATATTTGATATTAATAAGCACTTGTCTCGGTTGGAGAACACAACATCCTTTATAGACAAGAGGTTAAGCGAATGCTCTGGGTGCTCGGTTTCTGTGCCGAGTTCAGGGGGTGGCAGTCCAAACCCACAGGACACGGTGAAGTCTTTGGAATGGAGAGTCATTGCAAGTGAAGATGAGATCAAGAGGTTTGACACAAGACTTAAGGATCTGTCTGTGTCTGGTGATTCGCTCGTGGATAGGGTGATCAACCTCAGCCACGACGTTCGCAAGATCAAAGCGCTCACCGGAGATAACGGAGAGCATTTCAACAGAATTGTCGATGAGATCGAGAACTGTGATGTTTGTAGCACGGTCGAAGATGACCTGAAGAAACTCAAGAACATCACAAACCATGCAATGGATAGGTGGCAAAGAGAAATGAACACCATTAAGGATAAATTTGACTCTGGTCAGACGGGCTGTGCAGATGTGTGCTCCGGTTTGCAAGAAGAGATGAATCAGTTGAGGGAGGACGTACAGAAATGCAGCAGTCACTGCAAGATCACGTTGAATACTCCTACGGGAACTGATTCGGGAACAGGTCATCTGGATGATCCCCAAAAACCGCTGGATGGCCATAGTGTCATCAGCAGCAACAACGGTGACCTGAGGTCGATCCGTGGAGAATTGTCCGAGGTCATCTTGACCTTCAGTTCCATCAATGACACGTTGAAAGGGCTGGAGCACGTGGTCCAGAAGCACGACAGCGTAGTTACGGATCTGGGAAACACCAAAGACAAAATCATTTCTGAAATTGACAAGATCCAGCAGGAAATGACAGAGCACATAGAAGACAGCAGGCTACGCTTTGACAACGTGGATAGAGACGTACGGCGGTTCGTGGTCGAGATGGGTGACTGCAAAAGGAGCGGCGATGGTTTGGATAAGAGGCTTTCTAAACTTGAAGTGGTTTGTGGCCGGCTGGACTCCGTCTCCGACAATCTGCagaagatcaaagatggcttgAACAAACACGTGTCTGGCCTGTGGAGCTGTGTCAATGGACTAAACAACACAGTGACCTCACACAGCGGGTTCATTGAAATCCTCCAGAACACACATCTGGACGATATCCACGGCAATATCAAGAGACTAAATTCCTCAATGGTCCACATCCTCAAGGAGTTTCACAGCTTGACTGAGCAAGACTTTTCAG GTTTACCTGGACCACCAGGTCCTATGGGAGAAACAGGGCCCCCTGGTCCACAAGGGCCTCCAGGAAGGGATGGACTACAAGGTAGAGATGGACTTCCAGGTCCTTCAGGCTTACCTGGGCCAAAGGGACCTCCTG GTCTTAGAGGAGAGAAAG GTCAGGATGGTTCAGATGCCAAAATACCTCGTCTGTCTTTCTCAGCTGCTCTTACAAATCCTATGGCTGCAGCTGGAACGATCATTTTTGATAAGCCATTTGTGAATGAAGGAGACTTTTATAATCCACGAACAG GTATCTTTACTGCACCACTAGATGGACGTTACTTCTTTAGCGCCATCCTCACGGGCCACAAAAATGAGAAGATTGAGGCTGTGCTGTCCAAGTCTAACTACGGCATGGCTCGCGTAGACTCGGCGGGTTACCAGCCAGAAGGCTTGGAAAAACCCATGGCGGAGACCAAACCTACACCAGGTTCTCTGGCTGTCTTCAACATCATCCTA